The stretch of DNA ACAACGCCGGGATTTTCTAGGCGATGGGTGGTGCAGGCGGGAACGTAGGTGGACTGGTTTGGGGTTAGAAGTTCGGTTTTGTCGCCACATTCGACATGGGCTGTGCCGCAGACGACAATCCAGTGTTCACTGCGGTGGTGGTGCATTTGCAGGCTAAGGCGGTGACCGGGGTTAACTTCAATGCGTTTGATTTTGTAGCCGGGGCCTTCGTCGAGTACGGTAAATGTTCCCCACGGGCGGGTGTCGGAAATGGGGGCTTTGATGGTGAGGCGATCGCCTTCTTGCTTGATTGTGGGAGCTGTTGTTGCTTGAACCATACTGGTAACCTCAGAAGAGCAGTGTTGAGACAGAAGTCTGATATAACTCTAAGTTACCCATTTGTGCTGTATGTTGCTGCAACTTTGTCGAGTCTTCATAAACCAGGTCTGGAGAAGTTGACGGCAGTCGGATGAGGCGATCCCGCCGATGATTTCGGGGCGGTGATTTGAGAAGGTTGCATCTGGGAAATTGGCGACGCTACGTAAAACTCCTGTTTTGGGATCGTCTGTGCCGTAAACAACGGTTTTTAGGCGAGCATGGAGAATGGCACCAGCGCACATGGGGCAGGGCTCAAGGGTGACGTAAAGGGTGCAGTTGTTTAAGTGCCAATTTTGGTGGTGTTGGGCAGCGGCACGGATTGCTAAAATTTCTGCGTGGGCTGTGGGGTCGTGGTTTTTTTCTTTGCGGTTGGCGCTTTGGGCGATAGGTTGATTTTTGTTGTCAATGATTACTGCTCCCACTGGGATTTCCCCGGATTTTCCGGCAATTTTGGCAAGGGCGATCGCCTTATTCATCCAATAGAGATGGCGGTCATATTCTGCTTGGGAAATCATTGGGCTAGAAGTGTCGATAATTCTCCCTGTTTGTCCAGTTCAAACAAATCGGTGCAGCCACCAATATGATTATTGTTAATAAAAATCTGCGGGACAGAACGTTTGCCGTTAGAGCGGTCTGCCATCTTGTCGCGGGCCTGGGCGTTCCTGTCAATTTTGTATTCTGTGAAATGAACGCCTTTAAAAAATAATAAAAGTTTTGCGGCAATGCAGTATGGACAGGTTTGCCAGGTATAAATTTCGACCTTTGCGTTGATGCCTTCTGCACTTTTACCGAATAACGGATTGAGCCAATCAAACATTTTTTCTAAATTCCTCGCTTCTATGTTCCACTTTAGCGATGTATAAACACATTTAGTCGGTAAAACTGGGCAAAGCCAACTGTCTTAAGGTTAAACTTTTATTTGATCAACCCTCTTTTGGACATTAACTGGATAGTAGATTTATGAGCACATCAACACTCACCCGTGACTATAAGGTCGCTGATATTAGCCTCGCGAGTTGGGGACGCAAGGAGATTGCGATCGCCGAAGGTGAAATGCCAGCTC from [Limnothrix rosea] IAM M-220 encodes:
- the grxC gene encoding glutaredoxin 3 → MFDWLNPLFGKSAEGINAKVEIYTWQTCPYCIAAKLLLFFKGVHFTEYKIDRNAQARDKMADRSNGKRSVPQIFINNNHIGGCTDLFELDKQGELSTLLAQ
- the tadA gene encoding tRNA adenosine(34) deaminase TadA, giving the protein MISQAEYDRHLYWMNKAIALAKIAGKSGEIPVGAVIIDNKNQPIAQSANRKEKNHDPTAHAEILAIRAAAQHHQNWHLNNCTLYVTLEPCPMCAGAILHARLKTVVYGTDDPKTGVLRSVANFPDATFSNHRPEIIGGIASSDCRQLLQTWFMKTRQSCSNIQHKWVT
- a CDS encoding phosphomannose isomerase type II C-terminal cupin domain; amino-acid sequence: MVQATTAPTIKQEGDRLTIKAPISDTRPWGTFTVLDEGPGYKIKRIEVNPGHRLSLQMHHHRSEHWIVVCGTAHVECGDKTELLTPNQSTYVPACTTHRLENPGVVPLVLIEVQNGEYLGEDDIIRFQDDYSRK